One Archangium violaceum genomic window, TGGCGTGCGGCAAGCCTGGGAGGCATGTCGCTCCGCCGTGCGCTCCCGCCTCGCGCTCAGCCCCGAGGCACTGGTGCTCTTCGCCATGGGAGGCAGTGACACGGACGTTCCATTGCTGCTGGCACTGCTGGACGCGGAGAAGCTTCGGCCTCACACCCTCTGGGCCCTGGGCTTCAGCGGCCGGGTGGCGGCGATGGAAGCGTGCCTGGAGTATCTGGCCGTGCCCGAGGCGGCGCAGCTGGCCGGGGAGGCCTTCTCGGCCATGACGGGATTGCGGCTGGAGGAGCCCTATTCTCTGCCCCCTGGAGAGAGACCCGAGGGAGCCTCACCACCTCCGGAGTCGCAGGAGTCCCTGGACGCGGACCTGGTGCCCAAACCCGAGGACGACCTGCCCTGGCCGAACGTGGCCGCCATCCGGGGTTGGTGGGACGTGGCGAAGAAGCGCTTCGTGAAGGGGACGCGCTACCTCCACGGCCAGCCATTCAACGGCAGCGTCCTGGTGGAGGCGCTGGAAACCAGTCCCATGCGCCGCCGCCACGTGCTCGCACGCGAGCTGGCCCTGCGAAGTCAAGGCATGCTGACGGTGCGCACGCGGGCCTTCACGCATGTCCAACGCGCGGAGCTGGCCAGGGCCCGGACCGCCTGTGCCCGACTCCGTACCCAGTCCTTCGACAGCGGCCTGCGCTGAGGGACAGAAGCCCCCTCTCCTTTGTGAGAAACCATGTGGGTACTTCAAAACAAGACACCGTATGCCGCTGAACGGACGTGGGTCCGCGACAAGGACGGCCACCACGTCTGGGTCATCGCGCTCAAGGCGACCTTTGACCTCGACGGCACGGGCCAGCTCCGTCTCTCGGACGTGCAGGAACCTCCCCTGCCGGAGCCCGTCTACTGGGGAGAGCCTGGCCGCTCCAGCCTGCGTTATGAGGCCGAGCTCGTCCCGCCCAAGCCCCACACCGACGTCCTCATCAACGCCTGCGCCTACGCGCCCGGAGGGCGGCCCGCCCCCAGCGTCGAGGTGGCCGTCCGCATCCACGACGTGGACAAGATGCTGGTGGTCCACGGTGAGCGCTTCTATACGCGGGGACTGACGGGCGTGAAGCCGTCGTCCCCCAAACCCTTCATCAGCCAGCCCATCCTCTACGAATGGGCCTGGGGAGGGACCGATACACGCGACGCGGACGCAAGCAAGCACGTCGGCGATTTGCGCAACCCGGTGGGCCGCGGGATGGCCAGCCGTGATGCGCACCTCGTGGACCAGCCCGCGCACCGCATCGAATACCTGCGAGGCAAGCCGGCGGAACCAGGCCCGGCCGGATTCGGCCCCATAGCCAGTCACTGGTCGCCGCGACTGGAGCTGGCCGGGACTTACGACGAGGCATGGCGGAAGACGAGACACCCGCTGCTGCCACGCGACTACGACGAGCGCTCCGCCCTCTGCGCGCCTGTCGACCAGCGGCCGTCGCGCCGTCTCGTAGGCGGAGAGAAGATGGCCCTGGTACATCTCACGCCTCTGGGCTCGCTCCACTTCACGCTGCCACGTCTGCATTTCGGCTTCACCACCTACTTCGGGGCCATCCGGCGCTTCCATGAAGCCACCCTGGGCACGGTGGTCATCGAGCCTGAGCTGAGGAAGGTGCGCATGATTTATCAGACCGGATTGAGAGTCGGCCCGCGAGAGACCGACCAGCTCGACTTCACAGTCATTACATTGAGGACGGATTGAGATGAGCACAGACGTGAAGCTCGTGGCCTCGGGAGCACGTGCACCCGTAGGGACGACGGCCGAGAGCGTGGCAGCGGCCGTGCGTGCGGGCATCAGCCGCGTGCGGCGTCTCCAAGTGCCGGAGTTGAGGCGCCAGTCCGCTTCGTTCCTCGCGCGGGACGCCCTGCTGGACCCGGGAGAATGGAGCGGTGCGGCGCGCATGGCCGCACTCGGAGCGGCGGCGTTGGCAGAGGTCCTCGGAAAGCTGGCGCCGGCACTGACGCAGTGGAACGCCGAAGTGCCGGTGTTGGTGGGGCTACCCGAGGAGCGCCCGGGCTGGAAGTCGGCGGATGCCGCGCGAGTTGTCGCCGCGCTCGCAGCCGTCGGAAGTGTGCGTCTGCGCCTGCGGGTGGAGCCACGACTGGCGGGCCACGCCTCGGCGCTGGAGGGATTGCAGGAGGCCGTGAGACGCGTGAGCCGCGCCGGAGGCTTCCCTCTGGCGATAGTGGGGGGCGTCGACAGCTACCATGACGTCCAGACGCTGGCCTGGCTGCGCGAGCGCAACCAGTGGCTCGAAGCGGGGGCGCGTACAGGATTCGCACCCGGCGAGGCTGCCGCCTTCGTGGCGGTGATGGCCTCGCCGGATGCGCGCCGGTGGGGACTGGTGCCCCACGCCACGGTGCGCACCACCACCACGGCCCGAGAGACGCGGCTCATCCATACCGATGACCTCAACCTGGGCGAGGGGTTGACGGCCGCCGTCGGTGAGGCGCTCGCGCCGCTGGGTGGCACGCAAGTGCAGGTGGAGAACATCCACAGTGATATCAACGGCGAGCGCTACCGCTCCGAGGAGTGGGGCTTCGTGGCGCTGCGGCTGGGGAGTGCGTTCCGTGATGCCTCCGCCGTGCACACGCCCGTGAGTAGTTGCGGTGAGGTGGGTGCCGCCACGGGGGCGCTGAACCTGGTCCTGTGCGCGCAGGCCTGGCGGCGTCGGTATGCTCGCGGTCCCCGTGCGCTGCTCTGGGGCAGCTCGGAAGCCGGGTTGAGAGCCGCTGCGTTGCTGGAGGAGCCGCTGTCCGGAAGTAGTAGAGTCGGAGCAAGACAATGACCAAGGTCACCGTCAATTCCCCGAGGACGCCCGTCACCAAGGGCAGCTCGGGCGTCGCCGCGGCCACGCTGCCCAACGTCTGCAAGATGCCGGGCCCGCCGGCCCCTTTCGTGCCCACGCCATTGCCGAATATCGGCAAGAGCGGCGACTCCCCCCAGGGCTACTCCAAGACGGTGACCATCGATGGGAACCCCGTCGCCATCACCGGCGCCAGCTTTGGCAGCCAGGGCGACATGGCCAGCAAGGGCACGGGGGGAGGTCTCATCTCCAGCAATACCCATGGCCCCACGAAGTTCCTTGGCCCCGGCTCGATGAACGTCAGAATCGAGGGCAAGAACGTGCAGTTGCTGGGTGATCCCATGCTCAACAACTGCGGCCCCTCGGGCAGTCCCGCCAATGCCGCCACGATGACCGGCATCATCCAGGCCTCCGGGGTGATGGCGGTCATCTACGGTGACGACATTCCGTGCGGGCTCTGCGGGAAGACGCACCCGCTGGAAGCCGGTGAGGAGACGCAGACGGCGATTGCTGCCCTGTTTGAGCGAGTGCAGAAGGCTCTCGACGCACAAAAGCAGCAAATTCTCCAGCGCAGCAAGCTCGCCAAGGAGAAGAATCAGAAGGAGAGACTCCTTGACCAGTTAGAGGAGAAGAACACGGAGGAGAATAGGAAAAAAGGAAAGGGGCCAAACCCCAAGCAAAGAGAAGAGTTGGCGACGTTGCCGGGCGAGATCTCAGCTCTGGGAGCGCAGATTGATGCTCTTGACGATTTCTTCAAGGCAAGTGCCGTGCTTCGATACAGTCGAAACAGTGGCTCCTACACCAAAGGATATATGATTGGTGTCATGGTTTGCGAATGCACGGGTAGGAAGCTCGCGGCGTGCTCAGGCAAAGCGCCTCCAGGCTTCATGGAGGCCGTTGAGCTGTGGGTTTTGCGTGTGCAAGTCCCTCCGTGGGTTCAGGGGTCGAGAAGGAAGACTGGGACTGTGCCGCCAAGCAGATCATGGAAAAGCATGGAGGACACAAACCCAAACAGCTCATTGAGCGGCTGTTCTATCCGGCGGTCGAAGGCCTCAAGCCTGACAGGGGTCCCAGGATTAAGTTCAAGGTCCGAATGGAAGACCTGGGTAGCAAGAAACTATCCGAACCAGAGGAGCGCGAGCAGACATTCGAAAATGGCGAGAACGTTCCGTCGTGCTCGGACTGCCAGGAAAAGCTTCCGGCAATGTACTGCAAGACCAACTGCCCTGGTTCGGGAGTCTAAAATGAGAGCATTCGTCGAGTTCGTTGAAAAATACCGCCCCGGTTTCTCCCAGGAGATTGTCCCGGCGGACAGGCATGATATTGCGATTCTGGAAAAGCATGCGGGTCCCCTTCCAGGTGCCTACCGTCGTTTCCTGGAGACAATGGGGGCAAGCATGGGTGACCTTGAACTTGCCGAGGCCTCCTTCTCCATTGAAGGAGCCCTCAATGTCTATAGCTTGTCCTGGATGCGCGGTGGGCGGTACATCCCTGTGGCTGGAGACAATGGGCCCTCCAGCTTCGATTGGTTCCTTGATCGTTCGAATCCTCATGGACCCGATGACTGCCTGGTGGTCCGAAGGGCACTGGAGAAGAACTACCCCCCGGAAGCCAGTTCTCCCAAGTACGTGGGGCTGGAGGAATTTCTCTACTACGAAGCCTTCAAGGAGCTTCGCCTGCCACAGTTGCCCTTCCGGCGGAAGTTCTCCTCACCGGAGGACGTCAAGGCTGCGGCCGAATACCGCTCGGATGCAATAACGAAGCTGGCGGAAGAGAGGGGCTTCATGCGCATTTCGCCCGTCGAGCACTGCGCGCTGTACGAGCGAGGAGACGCCGCGCTGCTACTCTACCGACACCCAACGCGGCCCACCTTCTCATTCATTCTGGGCTGCGAAGATTCGGCGGAGATGGAGCGACTGGCCCGGGATTTCGAGGCGCGAACGGGACTGAAGGGCATCGTCACGAGGTAGGCGGAGCCGTGATGCTCTGACATGGGGCACAACACGGCGGAGTGGACGCGCAGCTCGCGAGGGCCGCGGCAAGCAACTACTGCTCGGAGAGCCAGGCGCAGGCTGTGGGCGCGCTGGGCTGGCTCCTCATCCTTTCCAAGGAACCCATGACGGCGAGCAACCCCGAGCACGTGGCATTCACCGCACGTGTGCGCGAGCTGCTCGACCGGGCAGGACTCATCGAACGGCCGGAACCCGAGCCCGAGGGCTGGTGACACCCACAGGGGCTCGGGTCCGAACCCGGACTCAGCCGTAGATGCGATCGAGCGCGCCCGCCACCTGGACGAGACGCTCGGACTCCGGATCGAAGCGGGCCCCATGGGCCAGGCGCGTGGCCCAGTCCACCGCGGCCCGGCCTCCCCATGCATCCGGCGGATCCGCGAGGCGCTCACGCCGGGTGCCCCAGAACAGGTCCGCCGTGAAGTCGTAGAACGAGCCGTTCACGTTGCGGAACGCGGCGCCGCCCTTCGTTCCATAGAACGAGGCCTCGATGACGGCATCGCACCCGGCGGGCAGCTTCCACGAGCACGCGAGCTGCACGGCCGTGCCGCTGGAGAGCTCCAACTGCGCGGCGGCGTAGTCCTCCACGGCCTCACCGCGCTTGCCCAGCGAGCGGCCCTGGGCGAAGAGCTGGCTCGACACGCGGCGCACCTCGGGGAAGCCCAGCACCCAGAAGGCCAGGTCGACCAGGTGGATGCCCAGGTCCATCACGCACCCGCCGCCCGCGAGCTTCGGATCGTAGAACCACGCCTTGTCCGGGCCGTAGGCATTGTGGAAGACGAGGTTCACCGCGTAGATGTCACCCAGCGCGCCGCCCTGGATGCGCTCGCGCAGCTGCCGCATTCCCGTGGTGAAGCGGTAGCTGAGGTCCACGCCCAGGAGCCGATCCGCGGCCCTCGCGGCGTCCACCACGCGCTTCGTCTCCTCCGCCGAGCGGCCGAGGGGCTTCTGGCAGAACACCGCCACCCCGCGCTCCAGCGCCCGCACGGACTGCTCCGCGTGGAACGCACTGGGCGTGGCGATGACCAGTCCGTCGAGCCCCAGCTCGAGCAGCGCGTCGAGCGAGTCCACCCGCTGGCTGCCCGGCACGAGCTTCTGCGCCTCCTCGGCCGCCGTCGGCACCGGGTCCGCGATGCCCACCACCTGGGCCATCTCGCTCTGGGCGATGGCCTCCATGCGGTTGCGGCCAATCCAACCCACGCCGAGGAAGCCGAGCCTCGGACGGGGCGCTGTCTTCTGAATGGAGTGTCCGTTCATACCGTGATGAGCGCCTTGAGGAAGCCCTCGGGACGGCTGCGCATCGTCTCGAAGGCCTTGTTGAGCTCGTCCAACCCGAAGCGGTGCGTGAACAGCGGGAACGGGTCCAGCTTGCCGGAGGCCACCGCGTCGACCGCCATACGGATGCCCTCGACGTAGACCTTGGGGTCACGCTCGTGCGCGTTGATGACGTCCAGCCCGCGCCAGTTCCATAGCCACATGTTCACCTGGCGCGGCCCGTCCTGGTGGTAGCCCGCGACGATGAGCTTGCCGCGCTCGCGCGTGAGCTCGCCAGCCAGGTCGAGCGGCCACTGCTCGCCGACCACCTCGATGACCCGCTCGCAGAAGGCGCCATTCGTGAGCGACTTCACGCGATCGATGATCTTGTGGTGGTCATCCATCGGGATGCACTCGGTGGCGCCGTACGCGCGGGCCAGCTCGAGCGCATAGGGCCGACGGGAGATGGCGATGACCCGCGCCCCGGCGTTCGCCGCCAGCCGCGTCACCAGTGCCCCGAGGAAGCCGATACCGATGATGGCCACCGTCTGTCCGGGCTGGATGTCGCTGCGGCGGAAGATGTTCATCGCGCAGCCGAGCGGCTCACCCGGGAAGGGCTTCCCCGCGAGCGACGGCGGCAGCAACACCGCCGAGTCCGTGTTCACCACGTCGTACTCGGCATAGGCCGCCGAGGACAGGGTGGCCACGCGATCGCCCACCTTGAAGCCGGTGACGCCGCTGCCCACGGCGTCGATCACACCCCAGCCCTCGTGACCGGGGGCACCGGGCTGCATCGGGTACTTGAACCACTCGCGACCTTCCCAGACGGGCAGGTTGGAACCGCACAACCCGCAGCCCTCGAGCTTCACGCGTACGGTGTTCGGACCCGGCTCGGGCCGCGCCACGCGCTCGACCCGCGCGCCCTTCGGCCCGGCGATCACCGCCGCAGCCATCGTCGCGTTCGACATTCCCGCCTCCATCTGTTGTTGCCTCCGCTGCTGTGTCTGGGTGAGAGGAAGGCCGAAGTGTGGTCGAGCCAGCGTCCAGGCAAGCGGCCCGCGTGGCCTCATGCTCCAGACGTGAACAGGAGAACGCCGCCGCTGCCTTCTGACGGACGCGGTGGGCGCCTGATCCGTCGGAAAATCAACGAAGGGCCCGGAGGGGTCATCGACCGCCGCTCCCTCGGCCCGGTGCCCGGCCCCAGCCTACGCGCATGAATCGAATCCATGGGAAACGGGCGGTCGTTCTGGGCGGAGCGGGCTTTCTCGGATCTCACCTGTGCGAGCGGCTGCTCGCGGATGGGGCCTCCGAGGTCATCAGTGTCGACAACTTCGTCACCGGCGATGAGCGCAACCTCGCCGGTCTCCGGATGAACAAGCGCTTCGTGTCGTTGCACCACGACATCACCGAGCCCTTCAGCTTCGACGGGCCCGTGGACTTCGTCTTCAACATGGCCTCGCCGGCCTCCCCCATCGACTACGCGCAGCTGCCCATCGAGACGCTGCGGGTGGGCTCGCTCGGCACCGAGAACGGGCTCGAGCTGGCGCACCAGAAGGACGCGGTGTTCCTCCAGGCCTCCACCTCCGAAATCTATGGAGACCCGCTGGTGCACCCGCAGCGCGAGGACTACTGGGGCAACGTGAACAGCGTCGGCCCGCGCTCCTGCTACGACGAGGCCAAGCGTTACGGGGAGGCCATCGTGGCGGCGTACCAGCGCGTGCACCGGGTCCGCACGCGCATCGTGCGCATCTTCAACACCTACGGGCCGCGCATGCGCCTCAATGACGGGCGCGTGGTGCCCGCCTTCGTGGGCCAGGCGCTCCGGGGCGAGGACTTCACCATCTTCGGAGACGGGAGCCAGACGCGCTCGTTCTGCTACGTGTCGGATCTCATCGACGGCATCGTGCGGCTGGCGCTGTCGGACGTGGAGGAGCCGGTCAACATCGGCAACCCGCGCGAGATGACCATCCTCCAGTTCGCGGAGGCGGTGCGCGAGGCCATGGGAGGCAACAGCCGCATCACCTTCAAGCCGCTACCCAAGGACGATCCCAAGCAGCGCCAGCCGGACATCACCCGGGCGCGCACGCTGCTCGGCTGGGAACCCCGGGTGGGGCTCGAGGACGGTCTGCGGGAGACGATCTCCTATTTCCGCAGCGTGGCCGAGCGCCCGAGCCACACGCGCCAGTCCGAGCCACTGACGGACGCGGGCCCCGCCCTCTGAACGATGGACTCAAGGCACGGCGGGCAGGGCCTCCACCACGCCCGCCACGTGCCGCACGAAGCCGGGCAGGCGAAGCACGAGGCCTCCCTGCCGCGCCGTCAGCTCCTCCGTCGCGAGCTGCTCGCCCGTCACGTCGTTCCACCAGGAGACGCGGTACTTCCCGGAGGGCACCCCCATTCGCACGGTGGCGTCCCGCACCGGGGAGCCGTAGCCCGTCTCCGCACCCAGGACCCACAGCGCCCAGTAACCGGAGCGCCCGAGCACCCAGGCCCGGGTCCCCTCGGGTGTCGCGAGCGGGGCGAGCTGCGGGTGGAGCGGCGGCGACCAGGACAGCCTCGACAGGAAGTCCGACAGCACCCGGAAGTGCTGGCCCCGCCCGGGCGTCATCATCACGTCCGAGTCGGCGGTGAACGGCGGCGCGCTGTGCGCCAGCACTCCCGCTCCCGAGAAGATGGCGCTCCAGATGCCCACGTGGGTGTGGTCGTACGTCTGGGGATCATCCCCGCCGTAACCGAACTCGCCACAGAGGACGGGTTTGCCGTAACCCCAGCTCTCGGCGACCTTGCGAGAGAACTCGGCCGCCAGCGCGTGGACCTCGTAGTACTCCTTGCCGTAGAGGTGCCACTGCAGGATGTCGTTGCGCGGGCTGGAGTACCAGGGGCGCTCGTCCCCATCCTCGTTCCAGTGCAGCCCCACCGAACCCAGTGTGACGAGGTGGCCGTACGGGTCCGCGGCGTGCCACACCTCCGCCATGTGCTCGCCCCAGGGAACCCAGAACTCCTCTCCGTTGTTGCCGTCCCACTCCGGCTCGTTGAGGAGATCCACGGCGAGCAGGTGCGGTGAGTAGCCGTACCGGTCGAGCACGTAGCGCAGCTTGCGTTCCGCGAGCGCGCGGATGTCCGGACGCTCGAAGAAGTCGAGGGGAGTCTCCGCGGGGCCTCCTCGCGCGGTGCTATAGGGATTGTCCTCCCAGCTCTTCCACGTCTCGCCGGGTGTGAAGCCGACGGCGAAGAGCGTGAGGATGACGTAGATGCCGTGCTTCTCCGCGGCCTCCAGGATGGCGTCGTATTGCGCGGCCACCTCCGGGTCGAAGCGGCCGACCTGGGGCTCCAGACAACCCGGCTGCGGCCCCGGCTGGGGCTCCTCGCGCTCGCAGTCGGTGAAGATGAAGACGCGCAGCGTGTTCATCCCGTGGCTGGCCATGTAGGCCACATACTCGGGTGCCGGGAGCTGGTTGTAGTTCCACGTCGGGTCGTAGACGTTGAAGCGGTTCTCCCCGAGCGGAATGAAGGGTCCGCCGTCCTCCCACGCGAGCTGGTGCGCGGAGCCGGTTCCACGGCGCACGAAGCCCCGCCGGTCACTCGGCCGCACCCGGAAGCCTCCCGAGGACACCTCACGCGGGCCGGAGCCGCCATCCGCCTGGATGACGTAACGGTATTCACCCGTCTCGCGAGGGGTGAAGCGCACGCGGAAGCCTCCCCCTGCGACGGCGAAGCCCCCCACTGTCACGACCTGACCGGAGGGCGCGGTGAAGCGGGCCTCGATGGACACATCATCCGGGTGACGCGTGCGCTCCGGCAGCTCGAAGCCCACCTCGAAGCGCGCGAGGCGCTCCACTTCGGGAAGCGCCCCCTGGGAAGGAGCAGGCAGCGTGCGAGGTACGGCGCAGGCCACCAGGGCCAGGAGCGCGAGAGGAACCAACCGGATGAACGGGCGAGGAGGCATGACTTCTCTGGGGGGCAACAGGTCCGGAGGGCAATCTGCGTCCCGCGCCCGGGCCCGCCCGTGACTTGTCGCGACCACTGTCCACCCGACAACCGGGCGACGGGCGCCCGCATGAGTGCCTGCCCACCAACCGCGCACTGCACGACACCGAACCGCTCCCGCGGGAGCCTCCTATCTTCCGGGGAGCAGACCGCGGCCACGAGGAGGGGAAACAACACCATGCTCGTTTACGGAGACCATGAGCGCGAGGTGCGACCAGCAGAGGTGCTCGCGGCTCTCCGTGAGCGCTTGCGTCAACTCGACACCATGCCCGCGGGCATCGTCCGTCATGCCGCGCTGGTGTCCCTGTTCATCGAGGCGGGCGAGCTCGCCCAGGGTCTGCTCGACGCGGACTTCGCCGAGCGGCGCCAGGACGAGCCAGGCCCGCGGAGCACGGCATGCCTCGCGCTCCCACTGGCCCTCGCGCGAGCCATCCGCTACTCCCACTCGAGTGGCTTCACGAGCTACAGCCCCATCCCGGACGAGGTGCTCGACACGCTCGAGCGTCTGGAGCTCCCGGAGCGGGTCACCGTCAAGATGCCCGAGGGCTACGCCTACTACGCGCTCTACCCGGAGCTGTACCTGGAGGCCGCGCGCTCGCTCCGGTTGTTGCCACGCCCGCCCGTGGTGGTGGGCATCCGCAGCATCGGAACGGGCCTCTCGTGCCTGGTCGCGGCCTCCGCGGGCACCACGACTGCGCCCTTCACCGTCAGGCCGGGAGGCCATCCCTTCCAGCGTACCCTCAGTCTCGGCCCCGAGCTCGAGCGCGAGCTCCTGACCCGAGCCAGGGAGTCACACGTCGCCATCGTGGACGAGGGGCCCGGGTTGTCGGGCAGCTCCTTCGGCGCGGTGGCGGACTTCCTCGAGGACCGGGGTGTCCCCGAGGACAGGTTGCTCTTCTTCCCGAGCCACGCGGGTGAGCTCGGGCCCATGGCCAGCGAGCGACACCGGACACGTTGGTCCCGGGCGCGCCGGTACACGGCCGACTTCGACGCGCTCTTCATCCGCCCGAGCGATACCCGCGCGCCCCTCGTCGACTGGGTCGAGGATCTCACCGGCACCGCCGTCGGTCCGCTCGTGGATGTCAGTGGCGGTGCGTGGCGGCGCAAGCACCTCCCGGACGAGCGCGACTGGCCCGCGGTGCACATCCAGCAGGAGCGGCGCAAGTACCTCCTGCTGACCGCGCGCGGCACGTTCCTGCTCAAGTTCGCCGGCCTCGGTACCTACGGGGAGCGGCGCCTGGCGCGCGCGCGCCAGCTCTCGGACGCGAGCCTGACACCGCCCGTCGAGGGACTGCGACACGGATTCCTCGTCCAGCGGTGGCTCGAGGGCGCGCGGCCCCTTCCCGTCGCACGCGGACTCGACCGCGCGGAGCTCGTGGCGCGCGTGGGGACCTACCTCGGCTTCCGCGCCCGTCGCTTCCCCTCCGAGCCCGGGCGGGGAGCCTCGCTCGCGAAGCTGCTGGAGATGGCGCGCTACAACACCGCCCAGGTCCTGGGTGACGGGTACGCCGAAACGCTCGGTGTCTGGGCGCCGCGCCTCGAGCGGCTCTCCGCCGAGGTGCGCCCGGTGGAGA contains:
- a CDS encoding TIGR02270 family protein, with protein sequence MVLVDVLEEHLDEAAFRWLQWERALVAPDFSLVETTRLEELLLAHLDGLVIGASTAADAVLRPAFETEDATRISAAAHVLLALGEVDEVLLVRLRGAEPEARAAIRRALELSEAPGLGARLLDLLKQEDSSLQAEVLETLAFRREAPPEVLAPFFTHDEPRARVAALRGTWPLPADAVHRLLPRLLDSAHPGIRAVAMEAGMASGVRQAWEACRSAVRSRLALSPEALVLFAMGGSDTDVPLLLALLDAEKLRPHTLWALGFSGRVAAMEACLEYLAVPEAAQLAGEAFSAMTGLRLEEPYSLPPGERPEGASPPPESQESLDADLVPKPEDDLPWPNVAAIRGWWDVAKKRFVKGTRYLHGQPFNGSVLVEALETSPMRRRHVLARELALRSQGMLTVRTRAFTHVQRAELARARTACARLRTQSFDSGLR
- a CDS encoding DUF2169 family type VI secretion system accessory protein, which gives rise to MWVLQNKTPYAAERTWVRDKDGHHVWVIALKATFDLDGTGQLRLSDVQEPPLPEPVYWGEPGRSSLRYEAELVPPKPHTDVLINACAYAPGGRPAPSVEVAVRIHDVDKMLVVHGERFYTRGLTGVKPSSPKPFISQPILYEWAWGGTDTRDADASKHVGDLRNPVGRGMASRDAHLVDQPAHRIEYLRGKPAEPGPAGFGPIASHWSPRLELAGTYDEAWRKTRHPLLPRDYDERSALCAPVDQRPSRRLVGGEKMALVHLTPLGSLHFTLPRLHFGFTTYFGAIRRFHEATLGTVVIEPELRKVRMIYQTGLRVGPRETDQLDFTVITLRTD
- a CDS encoding PAAR-like domain-containing protein; its protein translation is MTKVTVNSPRTPVTKGSSGVAAATLPNVCKMPGPPAPFVPTPLPNIGKSGDSPQGYSKTVTIDGNPVAITGASFGSQGDMASKGTGGGLISSNTHGPTKFLGPGSMNVRIEGKNVQLLGDPMLNNCGPSGSPANAATMTGIIQASGVMAVIYGDDIPCGLCGKTHPLEAGEETQTAIAALFERVQKALDAQKQQILQRSKLAKEKNQKERLLDQLEEKNTEENRKKGKGPNPKQREELATLPGEISALGAQIDALDDFFKASAVLRYSRNSGSYTKGYMIGVMVCECTGRKLAACSGKAPPGFMEAVELWVLRVQVPPWVQGSRRKTGTVPPSRSWKSMEDTNPNSSLSGCSIRRSKASSLTGVPGLSSRSEWKTWVARNYPNQRSASRHSKMARTFRRARTARKSFRQCTARPTALVRESKMRAFVEFVEKYRPGFSQEIVPADRHDIAILEKHAGPLPGAYRRFLETMGASMGDLELAEASFSIEGALNVYSLSWMRGGRYIPVAGDNGPSSFDWFLDRSNPHGPDDCLVVRRALEKNYPPEASSPKYVGLEEFLYYEAFKELRLPQLPFRRKFSSPEDVKAAAEYRSDAITKLAEERGFMRISPVEHCALYERGDAALLLYRHPTRPTFSFILGCEDSAEMERLARDFEARTGLKGIVTR
- a CDS encoding Gfo/Idh/MocA family protein; this encodes MNGHSIQKTAPRPRLGFLGVGWIGRNRMEAIAQSEMAQVVGIADPVPTAAEEAQKLVPGSQRVDSLDALLELGLDGLVIATPSAFHAEQSVRALERGVAVFCQKPLGRSAEETKRVVDAARAADRLLGVDLSYRFTTGMRQLRERIQGGALGDIYAVNLVFHNAYGPDKAWFYDPKLAGGGCVMDLGIHLVDLAFWVLGFPEVRRVSSQLFAQGRSLGKRGEAVEDYAAAQLELSSGTAVQLACSWKLPAGCDAVIEASFYGTKGGAAFRNVNGSFYDFTADLFWGTRRERLADPPDAWGGRAAVDWATRLAHGARFDPESERLVQVAGALDRIYG
- a CDS encoding MDR/zinc-dependent alcohol dehydrogenase-like family protein, which codes for MSNATMAAAVIAGPKGARVERVARPEPGPNTVRVKLEGCGLCGSNLPVWEGREWFKYPMQPGAPGHEGWGVIDAVGSGVTGFKVGDRVATLSSAAYAEYDVVNTDSAVLLPPSLAGKPFPGEPLGCAMNIFRRSDIQPGQTVAIIGIGFLGALVTRLAANAGARVIAISRRPYALELARAYGATECIPMDDHHKIIDRVKSLTNGAFCERVIEVVGEQWPLDLAGELTRERGKLIVAGYHQDGPRQVNMWLWNWRGLDVINAHERDPKVYVEGIRMAVDAVASGKLDPFPLFTHRFGLDELNKAFETMRSRPEGFLKALITV
- a CDS encoding UDP-glucuronic acid decarboxylase family protein, whose product is MNRIHGKRAVVLGGAGFLGSHLCERLLADGASEVISVDNFVTGDERNLAGLRMNKRFVSLHHDITEPFSFDGPVDFVFNMASPASPIDYAQLPIETLRVGSLGTENGLELAHQKDAVFLQASTSEIYGDPLVHPQREDYWGNVNSVGPRSCYDEAKRYGEAIVAAYQRVHRVRTRIVRIFNTYGPRMRLNDGRVVPAFVGQALRGEDFTIFGDGSQTRSFCYVSDLIDGIVRLALSDVEEPVNIGNPREMTILQFAEAVREAMGGNSRITFKPLPKDDPKQRQPDITRARTLLGWEPRVGLEDGLRETISYFRSVAERPSHTRQSEPLTDAGPAL
- a CDS encoding cellulase family glycosylhydrolase — translated: MPPRPFIRLVPLALLALVACAVPRTLPAPSQGALPEVERLARFEVGFELPERTRHPDDVSIEARFTAPSGQVVTVGGFAVAGGGFRVRFTPRETGEYRYVIQADGGSGPREVSSGGFRVRPSDRRGFVRRGTGSAHQLAWEDGGPFIPLGENRFNVYDPTWNYNQLPAPEYVAYMASHGMNTLRVFIFTDCEREEPQPGPQPGCLEPQVGRFDPEVAAQYDAILEAAEKHGIYVILTLFAVGFTPGETWKSWEDNPYSTARGGPAETPLDFFERPDIRALAERKLRYVLDRYGYSPHLLAVDLLNEPEWDGNNGEEFWVPWGEHMAEVWHAADPYGHLVTLGSVGLHWNEDGDERPWYSSPRNDILQWHLYGKEYYEVHALAAEFSRKVAESWGYGKPVLCGEFGYGGDDPQTYDHTHVGIWSAIFSGAGVLAHSAPPFTADSDVMMTPGRGQHFRVLSDFLSRLSWSPPLHPQLAPLATPEGTRAWVLGRSGYWALWVLGAETGYGSPVRDATVRMGVPSGKYRVSWWNDVTGEQLATEELTARQGGLVLRLPGFVRHVAGVVEALPAVP